A section of the Streptomyces sp. Je 1-369 genome encodes:
- a CDS encoding MFS transporter: MSTLDKESTGGAEAPVGDPRRWKALAILAAIQFMLVMDVTIVLVALPEIRSDLTFSTEGDLAWVINGYVLMAGGFLLLGGRLADMYGRRKIFMVGVIFFGVASATCGAAMSSGMLVSSRFVQGLGEALCGPAALGMIPVLFPDAKERMKALGVWGGTAALGGVIGSVVSGALTEYVDWRWIFYINIPIALAALILVPKVMPESRMEREGRRVDVVGALSITGGLVAVVYGLIKAADHSWGSSTVLIPLLGGIAVLLLAAVWETRTPDPMVPIRFFTNRTRVTSNVVTLALLASFHCYAFLLIMYMQDVLEYSAIKSGMAVVPLAFAMGAGMGAASGLMPRIGVKAVLAIGFGGAAAGLVVASTLESDSTYLNGVLPGMIVFGLFSAMCYPALVNGALYQVTGKDSGLASGVQTAMQQIGGALGLATLVPLAIRYTTDHIGDGVIPTVAQSDGTSRAFQVGAILVAVAAVLVVVLMQKVDAVPRNVLAEAEAEPDAEAADKPAATGVSS; encoded by the coding sequence ATGAGTACTCTCGACAAAGAGTCCACGGGCGGGGCGGAAGCCCCCGTCGGCGACCCGCGGCGCTGGAAAGCGCTGGCCATTTTGGCCGCCATTCAGTTCATGCTCGTCATGGACGTCACGATTGTGCTCGTCGCGCTTCCCGAAATCAGGAGCGATCTGACCTTCTCCACCGAGGGCGACCTCGCCTGGGTCATCAACGGCTATGTGCTGATGGCCGGCGGATTCCTGCTCCTGGGCGGCCGATTGGCCGACATGTACGGCCGCCGCAAGATCTTCATGGTCGGCGTCATCTTCTTCGGTGTCGCCTCGGCCACCTGCGGCGCCGCGATGTCCTCCGGCATGCTGGTCTCCAGCCGCTTCGTCCAGGGCCTGGGCGAGGCGCTGTGCGGCCCGGCCGCGCTCGGCATGATCCCCGTGCTGTTCCCCGACGCCAAGGAGCGGATGAAGGCGCTGGGCGTATGGGGCGGCACCGCCGCCCTGGGCGGCGTAATCGGCTCGGTCGTCTCCGGCGCCCTGACCGAATACGTCGACTGGCGCTGGATCTTCTACATCAACATCCCCATCGCCCTCGCCGCGCTGATCCTGGTGCCCAAGGTCATGCCCGAGAGCCGCATGGAGCGCGAGGGCCGCCGTGTCGACGTCGTCGGCGCGCTGTCCATCACCGGCGGCCTGGTCGCCGTCGTGTACGGCCTGATCAAGGCCGCCGACCACTCCTGGGGCTCCTCGACCGTGCTGATCCCGCTGCTCGGCGGCATCGCCGTGCTGCTCCTGGCGGCCGTCTGGGAGACGCGCACCCCCGACCCGATGGTGCCCATCCGCTTCTTCACCAACCGCACCCGCGTCACCTCCAACGTGGTGACCCTGGCGCTGCTGGCCAGCTTCCACTGCTACGCCTTCCTGCTGATCATGTACATGCAGGACGTCCTCGAGTACTCCGCGATCAAGTCGGGCATGGCCGTGGTGCCGCTGGCCTTCGCGATGGGCGCCGGCATGGGCGCCGCCTCCGGCCTGATGCCCCGCATCGGCGTCAAGGCGGTCCTGGCCATCGGCTTCGGCGGCGCGGCCGCGGGCCTGGTCGTCGCCTCCACCCTGGAGTCCGACTCCACCTACCTCAACGGCGTCCTGCCCGGCATGATCGTCTTCGGCCTGTTCAGCGCCATGTGCTACCCGGCCCTGGTCAACGGCGCGCTCTACCAGGTCACCGGCAAGGACTCCGGCCTGGCCTCCGGCGTGCAGACCGCCATGCAGCAGATCGGCGGCGCGCTCGGCCTGGCCACCCTGGTGCCGCTGGCCATCCGCTACACCACCGACCACATCGGCGACGGCGTCATCCCCACCGTCGCACAGTCCGACGGAACCTCGCGGGCCTTCCAGGTCGGCGCCATCCTGGTGGCCGTCGCCGCGGTGCTCGTCGTCGTCCTGATGCAGAAGGTGGACGCGGTGCCGCGCAACGTGCTCGCCGAGGCCGAGGCGGAGCCCGACGCGGAAGCGGCCGACAAGCCCGCCGCCACCGGCGTCTCCTCGTAA
- a CDS encoding FAD/NAD(P)-binding protein: MTASPRTVCVVGAGPRGLSVLERLCANARLRPQDGPLRIHVIDPCPPGPGRVWRTDQSPHLLMNTVAGQISVFTDASVDLAGPLEPGPSLHEWALALAAGQLGDAYPQEVVAQARALGPDTYPTRAFYGHYLRWVCRRVVRGAPARVRVTFHRGLAVALDDEPPTGTGPSGGGRQRVRLADGTVLGGLDAVILCQGHLPAGADAGERAFAGRARAAGLPHLAPANPADVDLRALAPGMRVLLRGLGLNFFDYLARLTAGRGGTFTRRGGRLYYQASGREPQLYAGSRRGVPYQARGENEKGPHGRHEPRLLTAGRIAVLRREHAVGGLDFRRDVWPLIAREAEAVYYATLLRSRGEALPARQLEAACLAAPPGERHLRAVLEEYGIGEKDRLDWELLARPWRDREFTGPHDFTGWLLDQLRQDVAEARAGNVSGPLKAALDVLRDLRNEIRLAVDHGGLDGDSHRTDLDGWYTPLNAHLSIGPPARRVEEMTALIEAGVLDVIGPGLRVQVEHGRCTAASPLVPDSAREVDAVVEARLPAITLRRTEDRLLRHLLATGQCTAHRIRTRGVQPFDSDGLAVTPRPFRLIDAAGRPHPHRYAFGVPTEAVHWVTAAGIRPGVNSVTLTDADAIARAALHHPPHPTPAPATLRPTTTPATSRPTTTPTPHPAPAPYPTDPAPGTPLPDRAET; this comes from the coding sequence ATGACAGCGAGCCCCCGCACGGTGTGCGTGGTAGGTGCCGGACCGCGCGGCCTGTCCGTACTCGAGCGCCTGTGCGCCAACGCCCGCCTGCGGCCGCAGGACGGCCCCCTCCGCATCCATGTGATCGACCCCTGCCCGCCCGGCCCCGGCCGGGTGTGGCGCACCGACCAGTCCCCGCACCTGCTCATGAACACCGTGGCCGGCCAGATCTCGGTGTTCACCGATGCCAGCGTCGACCTTGCGGGGCCGCTGGAGCCGGGGCCCAGCCTGCACGAGTGGGCCCTCGCGCTGGCCGCCGGGCAGCTCGGCGACGCCTACCCGCAGGAGGTGGTGGCCCAGGCCCGCGCGCTGGGCCCCGACACGTATCCCACCCGCGCCTTTTACGGCCACTACCTGCGCTGGGTGTGCCGGCGCGTGGTGCGCGGCGCGCCCGCCCGGGTGCGTGTCACCTTCCACCGCGGCCTGGCCGTCGCGCTGGACGACGAACCCCCCACAGGTACGGGGCCGTCCGGTGGCGGGCGGCAGCGGGTGCGGCTGGCGGACGGCACGGTGCTCGGCGGACTGGACGCGGTCATCCTGTGCCAGGGCCACCTGCCGGCCGGCGCGGACGCGGGGGAGCGGGCCTTCGCCGGCCGCGCCCGCGCCGCGGGGCTGCCCCACCTGGCGCCGGCCAACCCCGCCGATGTGGACCTGCGCGCGCTGGCGCCGGGCATGCGGGTGCTGCTGCGCGGCCTGGGCCTGAACTTCTTCGACTACCTGGCCCGGCTCACCGCCGGCCGCGGCGGCACCTTCACCCGCCGCGGTGGCCGGCTGTACTACCAGGCCTCGGGCCGCGAGCCGCAGCTGTACGCGGGATCGCGGCGCGGCGTTCCCTACCAGGCGCGCGGCGAGAACGAGAAGGGCCCGCACGGCCGCCACGAGCCGCGCCTGCTCACCGCCGGGCGCATCGCCGTGCTGCGCCGCGAACACGCCGTGGGCGGCCTGGACTTCCGGCGCGATGTGTGGCCGCTGATCGCCCGGGAGGCGGAGGCCGTCTACTACGCCACCTTGCTGCGCTCGCGCGGCGAGGCGCTGCCGGCCCGGCAGCTGGAGGCCGCCTGCCTGGCCGCCCCGCCGGGGGAGCGGCACCTGCGGGCGGTGCTGGAGGAGTACGGCATCGGCGAGAAGGACCGCCTGGACTGGGAGCTGCTGGCCCGCCCCTGGCGCGACCGGGAGTTCACCGGCCCGCACGACTTCACCGGCTGGCTCCTGGACCAGCTGCGCCAGGACGTGGCCGAGGCGCGGGCGGGCAACGTCAGCGGGCCCCTCAAGGCGGCCCTGGACGTACTGCGGGACCTGCGCAACGAGATCCGCCTGGCCGTCGACCACGGCGGCCTGGACGGCGACTCCCACCGCACCGACCTGGACGGCTGGTACACGCCGCTCAACGCGCACCTGTCGATCGGCCCGCCGGCCCGCCGGGTGGAGGAGATGACCGCGCTGATCGAGGCCGGGGTGCTGGACGTGATCGGCCCCGGCCTGCGCGTGCAGGTGGAGCACGGCCGCTGCACCGCCGCCTCCCCGCTGGTGCCCGACTCGGCGCGGGAGGTGGACGCGGTCGTCGAGGCCCGGCTGCCCGCGATCACGCTGCGCCGCACCGAGGACCGGCTGCTGCGCCACCTGCTGGCCACCGGCCAGTGCACCGCCCACCGCATCCGCACCCGCGGCGTACAGCCCTTCGACAGCGACGGGCTGGCCGTCACACCGCGCCCCTTCCGCCTGATCGACGCGGCGGGCCGCCCGCACCCGCACCGCTACGCCTTCGGGGTGCCCACCGAAGCGGTGCACTGGGTGACGGCCGCGGGCATCCGCCCCGGCGTCAACTCGGTGACCCTCACCGACGCGGACGCGATCGCCCGCGCGGCCCTGCACCACCCGCCCCACCCCACCCCCGCACCCGCCACACTCCGGCCCACCACCACCCCCGCCACCTCCCGGCCCACCACCACCCCGACCCCCCACCCGGCCCCGGCCCCGTACCCGACCGACCCCGCTCCCGGGACGCCCCTGCCCGACCGAGCAGAAACCTGA
- a CDS encoding polyprenyl synthetase family protein, which produces MEMACIQTDGTDQELAATARRTRDDLLERMEGHLRAFLAAEHELWARVNDRAVGAVEALSELIAAGGKRIRPAFCIAGYLAADGDPADPAVVAAAAALEMLHASALIHDDVIDASSHRRGLPTVHAHHTALHAARAWQGESRRYGEGVALLVGDLALVYSEQLMSAAPAAVHAVWHKLRSELMIGQYMDMTAAAEFSVDPRLSRWIALAKSGHYTIHRPLAVGASAAGRADLAPAFAKYGEAVGEAFQLRDDLLDAFGDSAHTGKPAGLDFQQHKMTLLLGWAMQRDERIHSLITRPGHTPDEVRRRLVDTGVPDDVEKHIAALVEQGCDAIAEVPIDPVWRTELTTMATQVAYRTT; this is translated from the coding sequence ATGGAAATGGCCTGTATCCAGACCGACGGAACCGACCAGGAATTGGCCGCGACTGCGCGCCGCACCCGCGACGATCTGCTGGAGAGAATGGAAGGACACCTGCGCGCCTTCCTCGCCGCCGAACACGAGTTATGGGCCCGCGTGAACGACCGCGCGGTCGGCGCCGTCGAGGCGCTGAGCGAACTGATCGCGGCCGGCGGCAAACGCATCCGCCCCGCCTTCTGCATCGCCGGCTACCTCGCCGCCGACGGCGACCCCGCCGACCCCGCCGTCGTGGCGGCCGCCGCCGCCCTGGAGATGCTGCACGCCTCCGCCCTCATCCACGACGACGTCATCGACGCCTCCAGCCACCGGCGCGGCCTGCCCACCGTGCACGCCCACCACACCGCGCTGCACGCCGCCCGGGCCTGGCAGGGCGAATCCCGCCGCTACGGCGAGGGAGTGGCCCTCCTCGTCGGCGACCTGGCCCTGGTCTACAGCGAACAGTTGATGAGCGCCGCGCCCGCGGCGGTGCACGCGGTGTGGCACAAGCTGCGCTCGGAGCTGATGATCGGCCAGTACATGGACATGACCGCGGCCGCCGAGTTCTCCGTCGACCCGCGCCTGTCCCGCTGGATCGCCCTGGCCAAGTCCGGCCACTACACCATCCACCGGCCGCTGGCCGTCGGCGCGAGCGCGGCCGGCCGCGCCGACCTGGCCCCCGCCTTCGCCAAGTACGGCGAAGCGGTCGGCGAGGCCTTCCAGCTCCGCGACGACCTGCTGGACGCCTTCGGCGACTCCGCGCACACCGGCAAACCCGCCGGCCTGGACTTCCAGCAGCACAAGATGACCCTGCTGCTGGGCTGGGCGATGCAGCGCGACGAACGCATCCACAGCCTGATCACCCGACCCGGCCACACCCCCGACGAGGTGCGCCGGCGCCTGGTGGACACCGGCGTCCCCGACGACGTCGAAAAACACATCGCCGCCCTGGTCGAACAGGGCTGCGACGCCATCGCCGAGGTCCCCATCGACCCGGTCTGGCGCACCGAACTGACCACGATGGCCACGCAGGTCGCCTACCGCACCACCTGA
- the mvk gene encoding mevalonate kinase produces MRKTPGELSALTPPAPAPDAAPAARRARTVGVGRAHAKTILLGEHAVVYGAPALALPVPQLAVTASAGWSAPGPAAAGGVSLTMTGSPSRPVATEASDGLRQLAAEFRTAMDVAADVHLEVILDCAIPPGRGLGSSAACARAVVLALADLFGREVDARTVFDLVQSAENVAHGRASGVDATAVGAPGPLLFQQGAAQDLEVGCEGLFIVADSGEVGRTKDAVTRLRDGFTRHPGSRHHFLRRAALLTDRARHALAQDTPDDLGPYLTAYHHLLREARLSTERIDALVEAALAAGSLGAKITGGGLGGCMIALVPCDQAGAVTRRLHAAGAQQTWVLPLTARRTGGPRATS; encoded by the coding sequence ATGCGGAAAACACCAGGGGAGCTGAGCGCGTTGACACCACCGGCCCCGGCCCCGGACGCCGCCCCCGCCGCCCGCCGGGCCCGCACGGTCGGGGTCGGCCGCGCCCACGCCAAGACGATCCTGCTGGGCGAGCACGCCGTGGTGTACGGGGCGCCCGCCCTGGCACTGCCGGTGCCGCAGCTGGCGGTCACGGCCAGCGCCGGCTGGTCCGCGCCGGGCCCCGCCGCCGCCGGCGGGGTGTCCCTGACGATGACCGGCTCCCCCTCCCGGCCGGTGGCCACCGAGGCCTCCGACGGGCTGCGGCAGCTGGCCGCGGAGTTCCGTACCGCCATGGACGTGGCCGCGGACGTGCACCTGGAGGTGATCCTGGACTGCGCGATCCCGCCCGGCCGCGGCCTGGGCTCCAGCGCCGCGTGCGCCCGCGCCGTGGTCCTGGCCCTGGCCGACCTCTTTGGCCGCGAGGTCGATGCGCGCACGGTCTTCGACCTGGTGCAGAGCGCCGAGAACGTGGCCCACGGCCGGGCCAGCGGCGTCGATGCCACCGCCGTGGGCGCGCCCGGCCCGCTGCTGTTCCAGCAGGGAGCCGCCCAGGACCTGGAGGTGGGCTGCGAAGGGCTGTTCATCGTGGCCGACAGCGGCGAGGTGGGCCGTACCAAGGACGCGGTGACCCGGCTGCGTGACGGCTTCACCCGCCACCCCGGCAGCCGGCACCACTTCCTGCGCCGCGCCGCCCTGCTGACCGACCGGGCCCGCCACGCCCTGGCCCAGGACACCCCCGACGACCTCGGCCCCTACCTGACGGCCTATCACCACCTGCTGCGCGAGGCCCGGCTGAGCACCGAGCGCATCGACGCGCTGGTCGAGGCGGCGCTGGCCGCGGGCAGCCTCGGCGCCAAGATCACCGGGGGCGGGCTCGGCGGCTGCATGATCGCGCTGGTCCCCTGCGACCAGGCCGGCGCCGTCACCCGCCGCCTCCACGCGGCCGGCGCGCAGCAGACCTGGGTCCTGCCGCTGACGGCCCGCCGCACCGGCGGCCCCCGCGCCACCTCCTGA
- a CDS encoding FAD-dependent oxidoreductase translates to MSQDARGVDGSEGRSHAVVIGAGPAGLTAARALANSMDHVTVIERDRLPHGAARRRGVPQARHAHSLTTTAQQGLEELFPGIGADFARAGAVRIGLSQDALVLGPAGWLPRFDAGLSMLSASRDLIDAVLRARLHAEPKVTFLAGHEVQGLQPGRNDTVTGVWTRRRERPGPHGHGPRRLIPADFVVDASGHTSRAPHWLADLGYEPPRETAVPARTTYASTVFAPPIGHVADWQSLLLLAAPGHPRQGTLNVIEGGRLALTLTFADGAPPPTDHAGLLHAAGLLRHPLLRDVIESATPLGPVYTCTRTENRWRHYDQLRRWPDQFLVVGDALAVTDPAHGQGMTHAVQSALVLDGMLSGHGTTVGLAYRLRRALAHRLAPAWHTSTRHLHTTGPAPVPPPPSTPETPPPPPPQARQPPPAPQTRLAPPAPRPRRPLLARQAPQTRRAPPVPQAPQARRPPPARVLSPPPQARQLPPAPQIRRPPPAAPQTQRVPPAPPVRQAPAPQARRLSPTRQPLLARQAPQTRRAPPVPQAPQARRPPPAR, encoded by the coding sequence ATGAGTCAGGACGCACGCGGCGTCGACGGGAGCGAGGGCCGCAGCCACGCCGTGGTGATCGGTGCCGGCCCCGCCGGGCTCACCGCCGCGCGGGCCCTGGCCAACTCCATGGACCACGTCACCGTCATCGAACGCGACCGCCTGCCGCACGGCGCCGCCCGCCGCCGCGGTGTGCCCCAGGCCCGGCACGCCCACAGCCTCACCACCACCGCCCAGCAGGGCCTGGAAGAACTCTTCCCCGGCATCGGAGCGGACTTCGCACGCGCCGGCGCGGTCCGTATCGGCCTGTCCCAGGACGCCCTGGTGCTGGGCCCGGCCGGCTGGCTGCCCCGCTTCGACGCGGGCCTGTCGATGCTCAGCGCCTCCCGCGACCTGATCGACGCGGTGCTGCGCGCACGGCTGCACGCCGAGCCCAAGGTCACCTTCCTGGCCGGCCACGAGGTCCAGGGCCTGCAGCCCGGCCGCAACGACACCGTCACCGGCGTGTGGACCCGCCGCCGCGAGCGGCCAGGACCCCACGGCCACGGCCCGCGCCGCCTCATACCCGCCGACTTCGTGGTGGACGCCTCCGGACACACCTCCCGCGCCCCCCACTGGCTGGCCGACCTCGGCTACGAGCCGCCCCGCGAGACGGCCGTGCCCGCCCGCACCACGTACGCCTCCACCGTCTTCGCCCCGCCCATCGGCCACGTCGCCGACTGGCAGAGCCTGCTGCTCCTGGCCGCGCCCGGCCACCCCCGCCAGGGCACCCTCAACGTCATCGAGGGCGGCCGCCTCGCGCTCACCCTCACCTTCGCCGACGGCGCCCCGCCGCCCACCGACCACGCCGGCCTGCTGCACGCCGCGGGCCTGCTGCGCCACCCGCTGCTGCGCGACGTCATCGAAAGCGCGACGCCGCTGGGACCCGTCTACACCTGCACCCGCACCGAGAACCGCTGGCGCCACTACGACCAACTGCGCCGCTGGCCCGACCAGTTCCTCGTGGTCGGCGACGCCCTGGCGGTCACCGACCCCGCCCACGGCCAGGGCATGACCCACGCCGTGCAGAGCGCCCTCGTCCTGGACGGCATGCTCAGCGGCCACGGCACCACGGTGGGCCTGGCCTACCGGCTGCGCCGCGCCCTGGCCCACCGCCTGGCCCCCGCCTGGCACACCAGCACCCGCCACCTGCACACCACCGGCCCGGCACCCGTGCCGCCCCCGCCGAGCACCCCCGAAACCCCGCCCCCCCCGCCTCCGCAAGCACGGCAGCCGCCCCCGGCCCCACAGACGCGGCTAGCACCCCCGGCCCCCCGGCCGCGGCGGCCACTCCTGGCGCGGCAAGCGCCGCAGACGCGGCGAGCGCCACCGGTACCGCAAGCACCGCAGGCCCGGAGGCCGCCCCCGGCGCGGGTGCTGTCCCCGCCACCCCAGGCGCGGCAGTTGCCCCCGGCCCCGCAAATACGACGGCCGCCCCCGGCCGCCCCGCAGACGCAGCGGGTCCCCCCGGCCCCGCCCGTGCGCCAGGCTCCGGCGCCGCAGGCGCGGAGGCTGTCCCCGACGCGGCAGCCGCTCCTGGCGCGACAAGCACCGCAGACGCGGCGAGCGCCACCGGTACCGCAAGCACCGCAGGCCCGGAGGCCGCCCCCGGCGCGCTAG
- a CDS encoding cytochrome b — MSITDKAPQRTTAPQGERIADWADGRLGIYQWRTLMRKVFPEHWSFMFGEIALYSFIILILTGLYLTMFFNPSMAHTVYEGPHVPLQGVQMSEAYASTLRISFEVRGGLFIRQLHHWAALTMIAATMAHTLRHFLTGSFRKPRELNWLIGVVLLILVTLEGFLGYSLPDDLLSGTGLRIAEGVTLAIPLVGTYLTMFLFGGEFPATDVIPRFYSFHILLLPGIILALVTVHLILVIYQKHTQFRGPGRSQQNVVGQPLMPHYAAKAGGFFFLVSGVLALMAGIAQINAVWVYGPYRPDQISQGSQPDWYMGFLEGALRAFPAWEFAVAGYTVNMGVLVPAVVLPTLLIAIACLWPFIEAWITGDKREHHLLDRPREQPVRTAFVCSLAAFYLVLFFGGANDILAERFHLSMNAITWAVRIGVFVIPALTYVITKRICIGLQLRDRDKLLHGRETGRIKRLPHGEFVEVHERLGRGQEYTLLSREVHPALPAPVREDRDGVPNPKSRAELLRHKLSRWLSDGQIANPTPQEMQQALEHLDHGPGGHADGHPGGQVGGQSNGQTGALEGRGPDQPVH, encoded by the coding sequence ATGAGCATCACCGACAAGGCGCCGCAGCGGACCACGGCACCGCAGGGCGAACGCATCGCCGACTGGGCGGACGGCCGGCTCGGGATCTACCAGTGGCGCACCCTGATGCGCAAGGTCTTTCCCGAGCACTGGTCCTTCATGTTCGGCGAGATCGCGCTCTACAGCTTCATCATCCTGATCCTCACCGGCCTGTACCTCACCATGTTCTTCAACCCGAGCATGGCCCACACCGTCTACGAGGGACCGCACGTCCCGCTGCAGGGTGTGCAGATGTCGGAGGCCTACGCCTCCACCCTGCGCATCAGCTTCGAGGTGCGCGGCGGCCTGTTCATCCGCCAGCTGCACCACTGGGCCGCACTGACCATGATCGCCGCGACCATGGCGCACACCCTGCGGCACTTCTTGACCGGATCCTTCCGCAAGCCCCGCGAGCTGAACTGGCTCATCGGCGTGGTCCTGCTGATCCTGGTCACCCTGGAGGGCTTCCTGGGCTACTCGCTGCCCGACGACCTCCTCTCGGGCACCGGCCTGCGCATCGCCGAGGGCGTCACCCTGGCCATCCCGCTGGTCGGCACCTACCTGACGATGTTCCTGTTCGGCGGCGAATTCCCCGCCACCGACGTCATCCCGCGCTTCTACAGCTTCCACATCCTGCTGCTGCCCGGCATCATCCTGGCCCTGGTCACCGTCCACCTGATCCTGGTCATCTACCAAAAGCACACCCAGTTCCGCGGCCCGGGCCGCTCCCAGCAGAACGTGGTCGGCCAGCCCCTGATGCCGCACTACGCGGCCAAGGCCGGCGGCTTCTTCTTCCTGGTCTCCGGCGTGCTGGCGCTGATGGCGGGCATCGCCCAGATCAACGCCGTGTGGGTGTACGGGCCCTACCGGCCCGACCAGATCTCCCAGGGATCCCAGCCCGACTGGTACATGGGCTTCCTGGAAGGCGCCCTGCGCGCCTTCCCCGCCTGGGAGTTCGCCGTCGCCGGCTACACCGTCAACATGGGCGTGCTGGTGCCGGCCGTGGTGCTGCCCACCCTGCTGATCGCCATCGCCTGCCTGTGGCCCTTCATCGAGGCCTGGATCACCGGGGACAAGCGCGAGCACCACCTGCTGGACCGCCCGCGCGAGCAGCCCGTGCGCACCGCCTTCGTCTGCTCGCTGGCCGCCTTCTACCTGGTGCTGTTCTTCGGCGGCGCCAACGACATCCTGGCCGAGCGCTTCCACCTGTCCATGAACGCCATCACCTGGGCGGTGCGCATCGGGGTGTTCGTCATCCCGGCCCTGACCTACGTCATCACCAAGCGGATCTGCATCGGCCTGCAGCTGCGCGACCGCGACAAGCTGCTGCACGGCCGCGAGACCGGCCGCATCAAGCGCCTGCCGCACGGCGAGTTCGTCGAGGTCCACGAGCGCCTGGGCCGCGGGCAGGAGTACACCCTGCTCTCCCGCGAGGTGCACCCCGCACTGCCCGCCCCGGTGCGCGAGGACCGCGACGGCGTGCCCAACCCCAAGTCCCGCGCCGAGCTGCTGCGCCACAAGCTCAGCCGCTGGCTGAGCGACGGGCAGATCGCCAACCCCACCCCCCAGGAGATGCAGCAGGCCCTGGAACACCTCGACCACGGCCCCGGGGGCCATGCCGACGGCCACCCCGGCGGGCAGGTGGGCGGGCAGAGCAACGGCCAAACCGGCGCCCTGGAGGGCCGCGGACCGGACCAGCCCGTGCACTGA
- a CDS encoding lyase family protein, which produces MAGPDMAGPDTAGPDMAGPDAGLLAPVWAGVPVAGAVGDGAWLQAMLDAEAGLSRAQARLGTVPEAAARVITETARAERLDVVALAARARQSANPVVALVREFTALVAARDTAAAAYVHRGSTSQDIFDTAAMLVARRALRLIRADLARTEQALAALAHTHRDTLMAGRTLALHAVPTTFGCKAAGWRHLVLDAADRLAALDAAAPVQLGGAAGTLAGYLAHAPGTDPAAYTRDLTEAFAAEVGLRAPLLPWHVLRTPVADLAQGAAFTCAALGKIAVDVLSLTRTEVGEVREPAPAGRGASSAMPHKQNPVLATAIRSAALQAPPLAAGVLGCMLSEDERSAGAWHAEWEPLRALLRLAGGAAHQAAELVGRLRVDAARMRANTTLTGGLIVSERIAAVLAPLLGKAAARDLLDTASAQAAASGRPLAEVLGQDPRAAAALSGVGHRDLFDPQAYTGAAAALTERALTRPAPPAPPAPPGSSAPAGAV; this is translated from the coding sequence ATGGCGGGCCCGGACATGGCGGGACCGGACACGGCGGGACCGGACATGGCAGGTCCGGATGCCGGGCTGCTTGCGCCCGTGTGGGCCGGGGTGCCGGTGGCGGGGGCGGTGGGGGACGGGGCGTGGCTGCAGGCCATGCTCGATGCCGAGGCGGGGCTGAGCCGGGCCCAGGCGCGCCTTGGCACGGTGCCCGAGGCCGCCGCCCGGGTGATCACCGAGACGGCGCGGGCGGAGCGGCTGGACGTGGTGGCGCTGGCGGCCCGGGCCCGCCAGTCCGCCAACCCGGTGGTGGCCCTGGTCCGGGAGTTCACCGCGCTGGTGGCCGCCCGCGACACGGCCGCGGCCGCCTACGTGCACCGCGGCTCCACCAGCCAGGACATCTTCGACACGGCCGCCATGCTCGTCGCCCGGCGGGCGCTGCGCCTGATCCGCGCCGATCTGGCCCGTACCGAGCAGGCGCTGGCCGCGCTGGCCCATACCCACCGCGACACCCTGATGGCCGGGCGCACCCTGGCCCTGCACGCGGTGCCCACCACCTTCGGCTGCAAGGCGGCGGGCTGGCGCCACCTCGTACTGGATGCCGCCGACCGGCTCGCCGCCCTGGACGCGGCGGCACCCGTCCAGCTCGGCGGGGCCGCCGGCACCCTGGCCGGCTACCTCGCCCACGCCCCGGGCACCGACCCCGCCGCCTATACCCGTGATCTCACCGAGGCCTTCGCCGCCGAAGTGGGGCTGCGCGCACCGCTGTTGCCCTGGCACGTGCTGCGCACCCCGGTGGCCGACCTGGCCCAGGGCGCCGCGTTCACCTGCGCCGCCCTGGGCAAGATCGCCGTGGATGTGCTGTCGCTGACCCGCACCGAGGTCGGCGAGGTGCGCGAGCCGGCGCCCGCCGGGCGCGGCGCGTCCTCGGCGATGCCGCACAAGCAGAACCCCGTACTGGCCACCGCCATCCGCTCCGCCGCGCTGCAGGCCCCGCCGCTGGCGGCGGGCGTGCTGGGCTGCATGCTGAGCGAGGACGAGCGCTCGGCCGGTGCCTGGCACGCCGAGTGGGAGCCGCTGCGCGCCCTGCTGCGGCTGGCCGGGGGAGCGGCCCACCAGGCCGCCGAGCTGGTGGGCCGGCTGCGGGTGGATGCCGCACGGATGCGCGCCAACACCACCCTGACCGGCGGCCTGATCGTCTCCGAGCGGATCGCCGCCGTCCTGGCGCCGCTGCTGGGCAAGGCCGCCGCCCGCGACCTGCTGGATACCGCATCGGCCCAGGCCGCAGCCAGCGGCCGGCCACTGGCCGAGGTACTGGGCCAGGACCCGCGCGCGGCCGCCGCACTGAGCGGCGTCGGCCACCGCGACCTGTTCGACCCGCAGGCCTACACCGGGGCGGCCGCCGCGCTGACCGAGCGCGCCCTGACCCGCCCCGCACCCCCCGCGCCTCCTGCACCTCCCGGGTCCTCCGCCCCGGCAGGAGCGGTCTGA